The Canis lupus familiaris isolate Mischka breed German Shepherd chromosome X, alternate assembly UU_Cfam_GSD_1.0, whole genome shotgun sequence genome has a segment encoding these proteins:
- the LOC607833 gene encoding 60S ribosomal protein L31, with amino-acid sequence MAPAKKGGEKKKGRSAINEVVTREYTINIHKRIHGVGFKKRAPRALKEIRKFAMKEMGTPDVRIDTRLNKAVWAKGIRNVPYRIRVRLSRKRNEDEDSPNKLYTLVTYVPVTTFKNLQTVNVDEN; translated from the coding sequence ATGGCTCCCGCAAAGAAGGGTGGCGAGAAGAAGAAGGGCCGTTCTGCCATCAACgaggtagtgaccagagaatacaccatcaacattcacaaacgtatccatggagtgggtttcaagaagcGTGCCCCTCGGGCACTCAAAGAGATCCGgaaatttgccatgaaggagatgggaactccagatgtgcgcattgacaccaggctcaacaaagctgtctgggccaaaggaataaggaatgttccataccGTATCCGTGTGCGGTTGTCCAGAAAACGTAACGaggatgaagattcaccaaacaagctctacacGCTGGTTACCTACgtacctgtcaccactttcaaaaatctacagactgttaatgtggatgagaactaa